The following coding sequences are from one Cryptococcus deuterogattii R265 chromosome 1, complete sequence window:
- a CDS encoding inorganic phosphate transporter pho88 translates to MNNPAVTNLVLSLGAMQVARRIPMDDPQVVNYLRIAYATAQLLSLGIYYYITLQIRKKNDLTVLKYVNPASPMNPDAKPELVQTTVKDYDLAETGKAIRSLLISVAIMTFLHGYMKYTQPLFIQSIMGLKGALESNPAKLHLWNKKAEGDLARPFKASGGMFESLTGKATGPQTDAASIKEAEKAGKAE, encoded by the exons ATGAACAACCCAGCCGTCACAAACCTAGTGCTTTCCCTCGGCGCGATGCAGG TCGCCCGAAGGATCCCCATGGACGACCCTCAAGTCGTAAACTACCTGCGTATCGCTTACGCTACTGCTCAGCTTTTATCGCTTGGCATCTACTACTACATCACTCTCCAG AttaggaagaagaacgactTGACAGTCTTGAAATACGTTAATCCGGCGTCTCCCATG AACCCTGATGCCAAGCCTGAACTTGTGCAGACAACTGTCAAAGACTACGACCTTGCTGAGACTGGCAAGGCTATCAGGAGCTTGCTCATC AGCGTCGCCATCATGACTTTCCTC CACGGCTACATGAAGTACACTCAACCTCTCTTCATTCAATCCATCATGGGTCTCAAGGGCGCACTCGAGTCCAACCCCGCCAAACTCCACCTTTGGAACAAGAAGGCCGAGGGTGACCTCGCCCGACCTTTCAAGGCCTCTGGCGGGATGTTTGAGAGCCTTACGGGTAAGGCTACCGGCCCTCAGACGGACGCTGCCTCTATCAaagaggctgagaaggcTGGCAAGGCTGAGTAA
- a CDS encoding F-type H+-transporting ATPase subunit G, whose translation MRPQLFRPARALGRRLNSTSASPQTNPNVQKAVENAQKAYAQTAATLKKAAGPVGEKIGSALGGYREPIVYNSKVFASICRQVWQAEKLSPPRDLATWARAYSEIYAKAFNGGYWKNLLKTGAWAGLGVAALEAYGIFKLGEIVGRRNLVGYNLKE comes from the exons ATGCGGCCCCAGCTTTTCCGCCCAGCCCGTGCCCTCGGTCGTCGCCTCAACTCCACCAGCGCCAGCCCTCAGACGAACCCCAACGTCCAGAAGGCCGTTGAAAACGCCCAGAAGGCCTATGCCCAGACTGCCGCGACCTTGAAGAAAGCTGCGGGCCCCGtcggagagaagattggcAGTGCTCTCGGTG GCTACCGTGAACCTATCGTCTACAACTCCAAGGTCTTTGCTTCCATCTGTCGTCAAGTCTGGCAAGCTGAGAAGCTTTCTCCCCCTCGCGATCTTGCCACATGGGCTCGAGCCTACTCTGAGATTTACGCCAAGGCTTTCAACGGTGGTTACTGGAAGAACCTCCTGAAGACTGGTGCTTGGGCTGGTTTGGGTGTTGCC GCTCTTGAGGCATACGGTatcttcaagcttggcGAGATTGTTGGTAGACGAAACTTGGTTGGTTACAACCTTAAAGAATAG